The following coding sequences lie in one uncultured Mailhella sp. genomic window:
- a CDS encoding IS5 family transposase (programmed frameshift) produces the protein MKELFYLSHEQIARIKRYFPRSHGIPRVDDRRVVSGIIYVIKHGLQWKDAPREYGPYKTLYNRFIRWSRLGVFNRIFAELVEQNGSTTRLMIDTTHLKAHRTAASLLKKGAFSRCIGRTKGGLNSKLHAVCNAFGQPLAFHLSGGQVSDYKGAAVLLDTLPQARELLADRGYDADWFRHALSRKGITPCIPGRHSRKTPVVYDKEVYKQRHKIEIMFGRLKDWRRIAMRYDRCAHTFFSAICLAAIVIFYI, from the exons ATGAAGGAACTTTTTTATCTTTCTCATGAACAGATTGCTCGTATCAAACGCTACTTTCCTCGTTCCCACGGCATTCCGAGAGTCGATGACAGGCGTGTCGTCAGCGGCATTATCTATGTCATCAAGCATGGCCTGCAATGGAAAGATGCCCCGCGCGAGTATGGACCATACAAAACTCTCTACAATCGTTTTATCCGCTGGAGCCGATTGGGTGTCTTTAACAGGATTTTTGCGGAGCTTGTTGAACAAAACGGCTCCACAACACGCTTGATGATTGATACCACACATCTCAAGGCACACAGGACAGCAGCAAGTTTGCTGAAAAAAGGGGCCT TTTCCCGATGTATCGGACGCACAAAAGGCGGCCTGAATTCAAAACTCCACGCTGTCTGCAATGCCTTCGGTCAACCGTTGGCCTTCCATCTGTCCGGCGGTCAGGTGAGCGACTACAAAGGCGCTGCTGTCCTGCTTGATACTCTGCCGCAGGCCAGGGAGCTTCTGGCGGATAGAGGCTATGATGCCGACTGGTTTCGTCATGCCTTGTCCCGTAAAGGAATCACGCCGTGTATTCCTGGCAGACACAGCCGAAAAACTCCGGTGGTCTATGACAAGGAGGTTTATAAGCAGCGGCACAAGATAGAAATCATGTTCGGCCGACTCAAGGATTGGCGCAGAATAGCCATGCGTTATGACCGTTGTGCACACACGTTCTTTTCGGCCATTTGTCTCGCTGCCATTGTCATCTTTTATATTTAA